A region of Pyxidicoccus parkwaysis DNA encodes the following proteins:
- a CDS encoding DUF5818 domain-containing protein — protein sequence MKLTGRVVFRDIETGVWVLEGDDGTTYQLAGGDRKIKKDGQRIEAEGRVDKDLLTSAMVGPVFHVSSYRFV from the coding sequence GTGAAGCTCACCGGACGCGTCGTCTTCCGCGACATCGAGACGGGCGTATGGGTACTGGAGGGTGACGACGGCACCACGTACCAGCTCGCTGGCGGCGACCGGAAGATCAAGAAGGACGGCCAGCGAATCGAGGCCGAGGGCCGTGTGGACAAGGACCTGCTCACCAGCGCCATGGTGGGCCCCGTGTTCCACGTCAGCTCGTACCGCTTCGTCTGA
- a CDS encoding S8 family serine peptidase encodes MRMVRWTLGGAVLALTLATACASRSDEQASPPPTQSETAAAEALEPADVVPGAIVVDFKDGTTKAQFDAWEADWGIDLELNSVESAEEALTLAVGVDDVEGTLARIRQNPNVESAEPLMEVHASFVPNDPQYSEQWNLRMIDMPKAWERNHGKGVVVAVLDTGIAYEDYDEFKQVPDLKGVKFVKGYDFVNDDEHANDDHGHGTHVAGTIAQATNNKEGVAGVAFEATLMPVKVLNHFGGGTTADIADAIRFAADHGANVINMSLGGGGYSQVMASAVEYARKKGVTVVAAAGNGGRARVEFPAAYPGAVAVSAVGPDGTLAPYSSYGKELDIAAPGGDKRRGDQGGILQNTIDPRDPSRSVYAYYQGTSMATPHVAAVAAMLYAAGAKGPDEVEKALYAGAKKMEGQAWSEQYGNGLLNAEASLASLRGGMSQWPPLYWALALLAFVLLTLRGGARPGYLNVLFKPAFLIPLLLSTVGAFFLKNWFGGSDGAAGDVVNVASLPIPDWERIIFGRGKTVNPLFYSALIPLLISLPSIKWRGLRAATGGLALGFAGFLAYSAWAGAPALAWMPFTFLAKPWLGFNTVLCLIIARAMLKKEDA; translated from the coding sequence ATGCGGATGGTGCGATGGACCCTGGGTGGTGCGGTGCTGGCCCTGACGCTGGCAACGGCCTGCGCATCCCGCTCGGATGAGCAGGCGTCGCCCCCGCCAACGCAGTCCGAGACCGCCGCGGCCGAGGCGCTCGAGCCCGCGGACGTGGTGCCCGGCGCCATCGTCGTCGACTTCAAGGACGGCACCACCAAGGCCCAGTTCGACGCCTGGGAGGCCGACTGGGGCATCGACCTGGAGCTCAACTCCGTGGAGAGCGCCGAAGAGGCCCTCACCCTGGCGGTGGGCGTGGACGACGTCGAGGGCACCCTGGCGCGCATCCGGCAGAACCCCAACGTGGAGTCCGCCGAGCCGCTGATGGAGGTCCACGCGAGCTTCGTACCGAACGACCCCCAGTACTCCGAGCAGTGGAACCTGCGGATGATCGACATGCCCAAGGCGTGGGAGCGCAACCACGGCAAGGGCGTGGTGGTGGCGGTGCTCGACACGGGCATCGCGTACGAGGACTACGACGAGTTCAAGCAGGTGCCGGACCTCAAGGGCGTGAAGTTCGTGAAGGGCTACGACTTCGTGAACGACGACGAGCACGCCAATGACGACCACGGCCACGGCACGCACGTGGCGGGCACCATCGCCCAGGCCACCAACAACAAGGAGGGCGTGGCGGGCGTGGCCTTCGAGGCGACGCTGATGCCGGTGAAGGTGCTCAACCACTTCGGTGGCGGCACCACGGCGGACATCGCGGACGCCATCCGTTTCGCGGCGGACCATGGCGCCAACGTCATCAACATGTCCCTGGGCGGCGGCGGGTACTCGCAGGTGATGGCGAGCGCGGTGGAGTACGCGCGCAAGAAGGGCGTCACCGTGGTGGCGGCGGCCGGCAACGGTGGCCGGGCGCGCGTGGAGTTCCCCGCGGCCTATCCGGGCGCGGTGGCGGTGTCGGCGGTGGGGCCGGACGGCACGCTGGCGCCGTACTCGTCCTACGGCAAGGAGCTGGACATCGCCGCGCCGGGTGGTGACAAGCGCCGTGGCGACCAGGGCGGCATCCTCCAGAACACCATTGACCCGAGAGACCCGTCGCGCTCCGTCTACGCCTACTACCAGGGCACCAGCATGGCCACGCCGCACGTGGCCGCGGTGGCCGCCATGCTGTACGCGGCCGGCGCCAAGGGCCCGGACGAGGTGGAGAAGGCGCTGTACGCCGGCGCGAAGAAGATGGAGGGCCAGGCGTGGAGCGAGCAGTACGGAAACGGCCTGCTCAACGCGGAGGCCTCGCTGGCGTCGCTGCGCGGCGGGATGTCCCAGTGGCCCCCGCTGTACTGGGCGCTGGCGCTGCTGGCCTTCGTGCTGCTGACGCTGCGCGGGGGCGCGCGGCCCGGCTACCTCAACGTGCTCTTCAAGCCCGCGTTCCTCATCCCGCTGCTGCTGTCGACGGTGGGCGCCTTCTTCCTGAAGAACTGGTTCGGTGGCTCGGACGGCGCGGCGGGTGACGTGGTGAATGTGGCCTCGCTGCCCATCCCCGACTGGGAGCGCATCATCTTCGGCCGTGGGAAGACGGTGAACCCGCTGTTCTACAGCGCGCTGATTCCGCTGCTCATCTCGCTGCCGTCCATCAAGTGGCGCGGGCTGCGCGCGGCGACGGGTGGCCTGGCGCTGGGCTTCGCGGGCTTCCTCGCGTACTCCGCGTGGGCGGGGGCTCCGGCGCTGGCGTGGATGCCCTTCACCTTCCTGGCGAAGCCGTGGCTGGGCTTCAACACCGTGCTGTGCCTCATCATCGCCCGCGCGATGCTCAAGAAGGAGGACGCGTGA
- a CDS encoding DUF6265 family protein: MAPAGEAHACGTSIDDVAWMTGSWQGPSGEGTVEEHWSHAAGGSMLGMGRYVLKERTAFFEYLRIEARPDGLYYIAHPKARAGVEFKLVRCSQREALFENPLHDHPKRILYRQESADRLAAHIEGEENGKPVSEDFLYTRR; this comes from the coding sequence GTGGCACCGGCAGGCGAAGCTCATGCATGCGGCACGTCGATTGACGACGTGGCGTGGATGACGGGGAGCTGGCAGGGGCCTTCGGGCGAGGGCACGGTGGAAGAGCACTGGTCCCACGCGGCGGGCGGCTCCATGCTCGGAATGGGTCGCTACGTCTTGAAGGAGCGGACGGCGTTCTTCGAGTACCTGCGCATCGAGGCGCGGCCCGACGGGCTCTATTACATCGCCCACCCCAAGGCCCGTGCAGGCGTGGAGTTCAAACTCGTGCGCTGCTCGCAACGCGAGGCGCTGTTCGAGAACCCGCTGCATGATCACCCGAAGCGCATCCTGTACCGGCAGGAGTCGGCGGACCGGCTCGCGGCGCACATCGAGGGTGAGGAGAATGGCAAGCCCGTCTCGGAGGACTTCCTCTACACGCGGCGGTAG
- a CDS encoding type II CAAX endopeptidase family protein translates to MEDSAQGDSQSPQPPEPPVPPRAPTSPRTLAVAGTALALAFFLTVGAGVQLLNTAFGIWFTEFFVFFALGWVLLRFGGWKPREYTGLTPAPRAPTLFGFLLGVANFFALVIPIQYAAQSIAPEWLTKMFDGSRLFEGQTSVELGLILAGVSIAAPLCEEFFFRGILQRGLTPAPPESPVRALVVTAVIFSAFHLDPVGFAARAELGLLFGWLYLRTGSLWPGIAAHAANNIVSSVLFLAAKAMGQDATDAETDVRAVLALAGLGFIGLSALFTAARHFPVLLAAPPRATDEEARAPEPRPALAMLLLPWVVGATVALGGLATLDTRGLSLNLYDMQHPLPELGKDAPPGLLAERKALMVLRTSARQGKTPMEDYREERERQMRAHRQALGAQKKP, encoded by the coding sequence GTGGAAGATTCAGCTCAAGGCGACTCACAGTCGCCGCAGCCGCCAGAGCCTCCGGTACCGCCCCGGGCTCCGACGAGCCCGCGCACGCTGGCGGTGGCGGGGACGGCGCTCGCGCTGGCGTTCTTCCTCACCGTGGGCGCCGGGGTGCAGCTCCTCAACACGGCCTTCGGCATCTGGTTCACGGAGTTCTTCGTCTTCTTCGCCCTGGGCTGGGTGCTGTTGCGCTTCGGCGGATGGAAGCCTCGCGAGTACACCGGCCTGACGCCGGCCCCGCGCGCGCCCACCCTCTTCGGCTTCCTGCTGGGCGTGGCCAACTTCTTCGCGCTGGTGATTCCCATCCAGTACGCCGCCCAGAGCATCGCGCCCGAGTGGCTCACGAAGATGTTCGACGGCTCGCGCCTCTTCGAGGGCCAGACGTCCGTGGAGCTGGGCCTCATCCTCGCCGGCGTCTCCATCGCCGCGCCGCTATGCGAGGAGTTCTTCTTCCGCGGCATCCTCCAGCGAGGCCTGACGCCCGCGCCGCCTGAATCCCCCGTGCGCGCGCTGGTGGTGACGGCCGTGATTTTCAGCGCGTTCCACCTGGACCCGGTGGGCTTCGCCGCTCGCGCGGAGCTGGGGCTGCTCTTCGGGTGGCTGTACCTGCGCACCGGCTCGCTCTGGCCGGGCATCGCCGCGCACGCGGCCAACAACATCGTGTCCTCCGTGCTCTTCCTCGCGGCGAAGGCCATGGGCCAGGACGCCACCGACGCGGAGACGGACGTGCGCGCCGTGCTCGCGCTCGCGGGCCTGGGCTTCATCGGCCTGTCCGCGCTCTTCACCGCCGCGCGCCACTTCCCGGTGCTCCTCGCCGCACCGCCGCGCGCCACCGACGAGGAGGCCCGCGCGCCAGAGCCCCGCCCGGCTCTCGCGATGCTGCTCCTGCCATGGGTGGTGGGTGCCACGGTGGCGCTGGGAGGATTGGCCACGCTGGACACCCGGGGCCTCTCCCTCAACCTCTACGACATGCAGCACCCGCTACCGGAGCTCGGAAAGGACGCGCCTCCGGGGCTCCTCGCGGAGCGGAAGGCGCTCATGGTGCTCCGCACCTCCGCGCGGCAGGGCAAGACGCCGATGGAGGACTACCGGGAGGAGCGCGAGCGGCAGATGCGCGCGCACCGCCAGGCCCTGGGCGCTCAGAAGAAGCCCTGA